A single Halarcobacter anaerophilus DNA region contains:
- a CDS encoding diguanylate cyclase domain-containing protein, whose translation MSIKDFKLETLKYSYSNFNIYNTVTSDLKNKFLAKTTKEIHSLQSESNELINEFNILSKCDHKYILKALDKKKVDNRLFVIFEKYEGIPLKENFKYVNKENLNEFISIAIKFCEALDYLHKKGVIHNNIDADSILINKKLHDIRLLNFNYSFNKGYSCPSFNNKSFYNSPEQTNRINMEVDYKTDIFSLGILFYELLAGFIPYSKEKKDSLSYNIIAKDLPLVSNFNNDIPKVLSLIINKMIEKNPIDRYDSIFSLLLDLKKIQKRLDNNLDVLDFEINKHKKDFLIGKKTFFGRNLELSSFKEALYKNESKNQLFIIYGPSGIGKTSFVNKVLENADEIFKNFINVKFDDYKNNTPYKVLYDCFRKLAKELLLEDDETLNKWKNKILLHLGRDVKVLFGIIPELRVVIGDLPDVDQLDPSESKNRFNSQLFKFLKLFSTKNNPLLIFMDDMQWADSVTIKWLENLLLNLNNVKVIITYRDNELSKNKLLKKELELFESFDILLNKYNLKPLTPLDIKSLLDSNITINNSDEISELLHKKTGGNAFFVIQLLKQIQQNNTLFFDEEKNSWYCKIDELKQIKASSNIIEFLETRIASLDNLKIEFLKKASCIGNNFDIVVLKDIFKEKENFEEILNSCLQDEWITKSSIIDKNFYQFSHDRIQQVFYTSINEKDLISYHKEVGDFYYKRYKDNKEYLLTFVNHYNKAKQYFINMNKNDFLANLNHEAALIARSNGDFEMSLNFMKNAFSLYSNVKLLDTRDELFKDFAIAEHLVLNKTKALSYYKEALKYIKNDLKKAYIYEQMIKLHTDFSEFNEAYKIGKAALKLFDLNIPRGFNFLIFIKEYLELELKLKNKKVENLLNLDEAKEERAIIIIKILSSVLKAAYQIRPELCVLISMLLVKSCLKHGDTKDAVIGFMVYGVIFKGGILEKHQLGYKYATLSLDMIKKYNNTVLAPEVKFVSGYFGLSWIIPASLTEQNWHESYKSGMHIGDWFHSACAAAGIVQSMFMRGVNFQLIQEQILEFEKGLSKIGAKEQLEAIKSVKQAIKNIQGKTNNTVSFSDESFNEDEYIKNLDNFSSLHFAHFYYINKMISLYIHESYELAFEVSKKSRKFLNASKGMFHSCEHFFYEALIYLQCFNSFNVKDKIIYLKRVKTTIEKFEKYSKDCAENFIVRKYILNGELNRLNKDYIKAQNQFLKAIEISQIYSQYNLKIIACRLLYKIYDSLKQESFAKLYKEEFQNSFISWGAGKYLDSEENEKTSVEKSLNINTLIRSSEAIFREQKLSNLLKSLIRILLENSGAQNIVIILEEDFEYKVEAIYLNDDENSFDVLIDKRYQECKNIIQNIVKYVIRTKESVIINDLEDDPIFSKEINIIQREVKSVLSFPLILRNSLKGIIYLENNLLTGVFTKEKIDLLKHLSTQIAISIENAKMYKNLEQKVQERTKDLDIKNEKLKDQNLILQEQNNKILELNSSIVEENEKRKVVEQKLQEAIKKLDQLATIDALTQLKNRRIFDEVLKKECSRITRNNEVLSLIMCDIDFFKQYNDFYGHLQGDECLKEISKVFISNIKRKNDLVARYGGEEFAIILPNTTRKKALVIAQEISKDVRKLKIPHIKSNISDFVTLSMGIATTDDIKIISPNTLIKFADDALYRAKQNGRDQIK comes from the coding sequence TTGTCAATTAAAGATTTTAAATTAGAAACTTTAAAATATTCATATAGCAATTTTAATATATATAATACAGTTACATCAGATTTAAAAAACAAGTTTTTAGCTAAAACAACAAAAGAGATTCACTCTTTACAAAGTGAAAGTAATGAGTTAATAAATGAATTTAATATACTATCGAAATGTGATCATAAATATATACTTAAAGCACTAGATAAAAAAAAAGTCGATAACAGACTTTTTGTAATATTTGAAAAGTATGAAGGAATTCCTCTCAAAGAGAATTTTAAGTATGTTAATAAAGAGAATTTGAATGAGTTTATATCAATAGCAATTAAGTTTTGTGAAGCATTAGATTATTTACATAAAAAGGGTGTTATACATAATAATATAGATGCTGATTCAATTTTAATTAACAAGAAACTGCACGATATAAGATTGTTAAATTTTAACTACTCTTTTAATAAAGGTTACAGCTGTCCATCTTTTAATAATAAATCATTTTATAACTCTCCTGAACAGACAAATAGAATTAACATGGAAGTTGATTATAAAACTGATATTTTCTCTTTAGGAATACTCTTTTATGAATTGTTAGCAGGTTTTATTCCTTATAGTAAAGAGAAAAAAGATTCTTTGTCTTACAATATTATTGCAAAAGATTTGCCTTTAGTAAGCAATTTTAATAATGATATACCAAAAGTCTTATCACTGATTATTAATAAGATGATTGAAAAAAATCCTATAGACAGATATGACAGTATTTTTTCTCTTCTTTTAGATTTAAAAAAAATTCAAAAAAGACTTGATAATAATTTAGATGTATTAGATTTTGAAATTAATAAACATAAAAAAGATTTTTTAATAGGTAAAAAGACTTTTTTCGGTAGAAACTTAGAACTTTCTTCTTTTAAAGAGGCTTTATATAAAAATGAAAGTAAAAATCAATTATTTATTATTTACGGACCTTCAGGGATAGGGAAAACTTCTTTTGTAAATAAAGTTCTTGAAAATGCAGATGAAATATTTAAAAATTTTATAAATGTAAAATTTGATGATTATAAAAACAATACTCCTTATAAAGTTTTATATGACTGTTTCAGAAAATTGGCAAAAGAGTTGTTGCTTGAAGATGATGAAACTTTAAATAAATGGAAAAATAAAATATTATTGCATTTAGGTAGAGATGTAAAAGTATTGTTTGGAATAATACCTGAATTAAGAGTTGTTATCGGTGATTTACCTGATGTAGATCAATTAGATCCTAGTGAATCAAAAAATAGATTTAACAGTCAATTATTTAAATTTTTAAAACTTTTTTCAACAAAAAACAATCCTTTACTTATTTTTATGGATGATATGCAATGGGCTGATTCTGTTACTATAAAATGGTTAGAGAATCTTCTTTTAAATCTAAATAATGTCAAAGTAATAATAACTTATAGAGATAATGAGTTATCAAAAAATAAATTACTAAAAAAAGAGTTGGAATTATTTGAGAGTTTTGATATTTTATTAAATAAATATAATTTAAAACCTCTTACTCCTTTAGATATAAAAAGTCTGTTAGATTCAAATATTACTATAAATAACAGTGATGAGATATCCGAACTCTTACATAAAAAAACGGGTGGCAATGCTTTCTTTGTTATTCAACTATTAAAGCAGATACAGCAGAATAATACTCTTTTTTTTGATGAAGAGAAGAACTCTTGGTATTGTAAAATAGATGAATTAAAACAGATAAAAGCAAGTAGTAATATTATAGAATTTTTGGAAACCAGGATAGCATCTTTAGATAATTTGAAAATAGAATTTTTAAAAAAAGCGTCATGTATAGGAAATAATTTTGATATTGTGGTTTTAAAAGATATATTTAAAGAAAAAGAGAACTTTGAAGAGATTTTAAATTCATGTTTGCAAGATGAATGGATAACCAAATCTTCCATAATCGATAAAAACTTTTATCAGTTTTCCCATGACAGGATACAACAAGTTTTTTATACGTCAATAAATGAAAAAGATCTTATTTCATATCATAAAGAAGTAGGAGACTTTTATTATAAAAGGTATAAAGATAATAAAGAGTATCTTTTAACGTTTGTTAATCATTATAATAAAGCGAAGCAATATTTTATTAATATGAATAAAAATGATTTTTTGGCAAATTTAAATCATGAAGCTGCACTTATTGCAAGAAGTAACGGCGATTTTGAAATGTCATTAAATTTTATGAAAAATGCTTTTTCTTTATATTCAAATGTTAAATTATTAGATACCCGTGATGAACTTTTTAAAGATTTTGCAATTGCAGAGCATTTAGTGCTTAACAAGACTAAGGCATTGTCTTATTATAAAGAAGCATTAAAATATATAAAAAACGATCTAAAAAAAGCTTATATATATGAGCAGATGATAAAACTTCACACTGATTTTTCCGAGTTTAACGAGGCTTATAAAATAGGTAAAGCAGCCTTGAAATTATTTGATTTAAATATTCCAAGGGGATTTAATTTTTTAATTTTTATAAAAGAGTATTTAGAACTTGAATTGAAATTAAAAAATAAAAAGGTGGAAAATTTATTAAACTTGGATGAGGCAAAAGAAGAGAGAGCCATAATAATAATTAAAATTTTATCTTCGGTTTTAAAAGCGGCATATCAAATTAGACCTGAGCTTTGTGTACTTATCTCAATGTTACTTGTAAAAAGTTGTTTGAAACATGGTGATACTAAAGATGCCGTAATAGGTTTTATGGTTTATGGAGTTATTTTTAAAGGCGGTATTTTAGAAAAACATCAATTAGGTTATAAATATGCAACTCTCTCTTTGGATATGATAAAAAAGTATAATAATACCGTACTTGCACCGGAAGTAAAATTTGTATCGGGTTATTTCGGTTTATCTTGGATAATTCCTGCTAGTCTAACAGAACAAAACTGGCATGAATCTTACAAAAGCGGTATGCACATCGGAGATTGGTTCCATAGTGCTTGTGCTGCAGCTGGGATAGTTCAAAGTATGTTTATGAGAGGAGTGAATTTTCAGTTAATTCAAGAGCAGATCTTAGAGTTTGAAAAAGGATTAAGTAAAATAGGAGCAAAAGAACAACTTGAAGCAATAAAGAGCGTTAAACAAGCTATAAAAAATATTCAAGGAAAGACTAATAATACTGTCTCTTTTAGTGATGAATCTTTTAATGAAGATGAGTATATAAAAAATCTTGATAATTTCAGTTCTTTGCATTTTGCACATTTTTATTATATTAATAAAATGATCTCTTTGTATATTCATGAAAGTTATGAGTTGGCTTTTGAAGTTTCAAAAAAGAGTAGAAAATTTTTAAATGCTTCAAAAGGTATGTTTCATAGTTGCGAACATTTTTTTTATGAAGCTTTAATATATCTGCAATGTTTTAACTCTTTTAATGTTAAAGATAAAATTATATATTTAAAAAGAGTAAAAACTACAATTGAAAAATTTGAAAAATATTCAAAAGATTGTGCAGAAAATTTCATAGTAAGAAAATATATATTAAACGGGGAATTAAACAGATTAAATAAGGATTATATTAAAGCACAAAATCAATTTTTAAAAGCTATCGAAATCTCTCAAATATACTCTCAATATAATTTAAAAATTATAGCTTGCAGACTTTTATATAAAATTTATGATTCGTTAAAACAAGAGAGCTTTGCAAAATTATATAAAGAGGAGTTTCAAAATAGCTTTATAAGTTGGGGAGCGGGCAAATATTTAGATTCTGAAGAAAATGAAAAAACTTCAGTAGAAAAATCCTTAAATATTAATACTTTGATTAGATCCTCAGAAGCTATTTTTAGAGAACAAAAACTCTCAAATCTTTTAAAAAGTCTGATTAGAATACTTTTAGAAAATTCGGGGGCACAAAATATCGTAATTATATTAGAAGAGGATTTTGAATATAAAGTTGAAGCAATTTATTTAAACGATGATGAAAACAGTTTTGATGTTTTAATCGATAAAAGATATCAAGAGTGTAAAAATATAATTCAAAATATAGTGAAATATGTAATTAGAACAAAAGAGTCTGTTATTATAAATGATTTAGAAGATGATCCTATTTTTTCAAAAGAGATAAATATTATTCAAAGGGAAGTAAAATCGGTATTATCTTTTCCTTTAATTTTAAGAAATAGTCTAAAAGGTATTATTTATTTAGAGAATAATCTTTTAACAGGTGTTTTTACAAAAGAGAAAATTGATTTATTGAAACATTTAAGTACCCAAATCGCAATCTCAATTGAAAATGCCAAAATGTACAAAAATCTGGAACAAAAAGTTCAAGAAAGAACAAAAGATTTAGATATAAAAAACGAAAAATTAAAAGATCAAAACTTAATTTTACAAGAGCAAAATAACAAAATTTTAGAACTAAATTCAAGTATAGTAGAAGAGAATGAGAAAAGAAAAGTCGTTGAACAAAAATTACAAGAGGCTATTAAAAAATTAGATCAGTTAGCTACTATAGATGCCTTAACTCAGTTAAAAAATAGAAGAATATTTGATGAAGTATTAAAAAAAGAGTGTTCTAGAATAACGAGAAATAATGAAGTGTTATCATTGATTATGTGTGATATTGACTTTTTTAAACAATATAATGATTTTTACGGACATTTACAAGGAGATGAGTGTTTAAAAGAGATATCAAAAGTTTTTATATCCAATATAAAAAGAAAAAATGATTTAGTTGCAAGGTATGGAGGAGAAGAGTTTGCCATAATTTTGCCAAACACAACTAGAAAAAAAGCTTTGGTAATAGCTCAAGAGATATCTAAAGATGTAAGAAAATTAAAAATCCCTCATATAAAATCAAATATCTCTGATTTTGTAACTCTTAGCATGGGAATAGCAACTACAGATGATATAAAAATAATCTCTCCTAATACTCTTATAAAATTTGCCGATGATGCACTTTATAGAGCAAAACAAAATGGACGAGACCAAATAAAATAA
- a CDS encoding type II secretion system protein, protein MKRSFSLLELILIILLLSICYYSFFIKIDKNNLEDAANRIVLYLKQTRYQALVDSKEAYDNKLWHKKRWTFKFFRCKQSIGGIYYIIYSDENMKGHPNIDEAISDPLTNKKIYSSNSCETNSNTSKYVLLTKEYGISDVNISCNMTSSLGQISFGNDGKVYSKLSNYENQENKYEIKQRCKIELKSEEGREIGIIIEPKSGYTYIE, encoded by the coding sequence ATGAAAAGAAGTTTTTCTTTACTTGAACTAATCCTAATAATACTTCTACTATCCATATGTTACTACTCCTTTTTTATAAAAATTGACAAAAACAATTTAGAAGATGCGGCAAATCGAATAGTCTTATATTTAAAACAGACAAGGTATCAAGCCTTAGTAGACAGTAAAGAAGCTTACGATAACAAACTATGGCATAAAAAAAGATGGACTTTTAAGTTTTTCAGATGTAAACAAAGTATAGGAGGAATATATTACATAATATATAGTGATGAAAATATGAAAGGGCATCCAAATATAGATGAAGCGATAAGTGATCCTTTAACAAATAAAAAGATTTATTCATCAAATAGTTGTGAAACAAATTCAAATACAAGTAAATATGTTCTTCTTACAAAAGAGTATGGAATAAGTGATGTAAATATAAGTTGTAACATGACATCAAGTTTGGGGCAAATTTCTTTTGGAAATGATGGGAAAGTGTATTCAAAGCTTAGTAATTATGAAAATCAAGAAAATAAATATGAGATAAAACAGAGATGTAAAATAGAGCTAAAATCAGAAGAAGGTCGAGAAATAGGGATAATAATAGAACCAAAGAGTGGATATACGTACATAGAATAG
- a CDS encoding aminodeoxychorismate/anthranilate synthase component II — protein MILMIDNYDSFTYNIVQYCLELGANLKVIRNDEMSVKEIEALNPEKIIISPGPATPNEAGICLEVIDFFADKKPILGICLGHQSIAQVFGGEVIRAKNMMHGKTSKIRVVKETKIFEGLPKEFVQTRYHSLIVNKENLPKCIIPTSYSMDDDEIMSLEIEGKDIYGVQFHPESIMSEHGFTIINNFLKI, from the coding sequence ATGATTTTGATGATTGATAATTATGACTCTTTTACATATAATATTGTTCAATACTGCTTAGAATTAGGAGCAAATTTAAAAGTTATAAGAAATGATGAAATGTCGGTAAAAGAGATTGAAGCTTTAAATCCTGAAAAAATAATTATATCTCCTGGACCTGCAACTCCAAATGAAGCCGGTATTTGTTTGGAAGTGATTGACTTTTTTGCCGATAAAAAACCGATTTTAGGAATATGCCTGGGGCATCAAAGTATTGCTCAGGTTTTTGGCGGTGAAGTAATAAGAGCAAAAAATATGATGCATGGAAAAACTTCAAAAATAAGAGTAGTAAAAGAGACAAAAATCTTTGAAGGCTTACCTAAAGAGTTTGTTCAAACAAGATATCACTCTTTAATAGTCAATAAAGAGAATCTCCCAAAATGCATTATTCCAACTTCATACAGTATGGATGATGATGAAATTATGTCTTTAGAGATAGAAGGGAAAGATATATACGGTGTTCAGTTCCATCCTGAATCAATAATGAGTGAACATGGATTTACTATAATAAACAATTTTTTAAAAATATGA
- a CDS encoding transporter substrate-binding domain-containing diguanylate cyclase, translating to MYSIRNLLIFILFLATFLNAKELEKVSIQLDWLHQFQFAGYYIAKEKGFYKDEGLDVTIKELKQNKDVVENVLNSKSQYGVGKSSLIVSRLNNKKVVLLSAIYQNSPMVLISKKSSNINYPNELKNKRVMLTPDARSAANINSMIISQGLKLEDVKFQKHSFDINDLINGKTDAMGCYLSNEPYLLEKRGIKYDILDPSDYGFDFYGGIFFTSQKELDTHPKRVKKMYEATLKGWKYAFNHIQESAQLIFEKYNTQNKSLDALIYEANILKRLSKIEEGLLGNINKKKIEEIQRLYTLLGFAKKYTKMPKAEEFVYNIPKTIYSLKESDYIKNKELTLLSNQNFPPFTMISSEKVTGIEIDYWKLIVKKLDIKNSNIKTFANLNEALKTIEENDSYVKYAFSKKDLNKNIVLSDSIAKIKLGIVTLTDKPYISDIIQLKAKRVAVPKYALFYKKLKKKHPEINFVEVEDINESFDLLKEGSVYALVNKMPTLNYMISNRNLENMKIAGSFDEKFDMRLSVNKDNKLLLELLNSAISKISEEQRDLINSKYYSIIFEDHIDYEGIYKIVLPLLIILIFIIRSNRLMNKEIKRRKEVEKELKKVANVDSLTKIYNRRKINSIIKNEVNRAKRYDRNFSIIFFDIDNFKLINDNLGHSVGDDVLIDLSNLIKNSIRKTDYFGRWGGEEFIIILPETNRKSAENIAYLLKDKINKNDFNIPRTVTCSFGVTQFEENDNEDTILTRVDKALYHVKRNGKNNIKVL from the coding sequence ATGTATAGTATTAGAAATTTACTCATTTTTATTTTATTCTTAGCAACTTTTTTAAATGCAAAAGAGTTAGAAAAGGTATCTATTCAACTTGATTGGCTACATCAATTTCAATTTGCAGGATATTACATTGCAAAAGAGAAAGGCTTTTATAAAGATGAGGGGCTTGATGTAACGATAAAAGAACTTAAACAAAACAAAGATGTAGTAGAAAACGTTCTTAATTCAAAAAGCCAATATGGTGTGGGAAAATCTTCTTTAATCGTATCAAGGTTAAATAATAAAAAAGTTGTTCTTTTAAGTGCAATATACCAAAATTCACCTATGGTATTAATTTCAAAAAAAAGTTCTAATATTAATTATCCAAATGAGTTAAAAAATAAAAGAGTAATGCTCACTCCTGATGCAAGGTCTGCTGCGAATATAAATTCTATGATTATTTCCCAAGGATTAAAGTTAGAAGATGTAAAATTTCAAAAACATAGTTTTGATATAAATGATTTAATAAACGGCAAAACTGATGCAATGGGATGTTATCTCTCTAATGAACCCTATCTTCTGGAAAAAAGAGGAATAAAATACGACATTCTTGATCCCAGCGATTACGGCTTTGATTTTTATGGCGGAATCTTTTTTACCTCTCAAAAAGAGTTAGATACTCACCCAAAAAGAGTTAAAAAAATGTATGAAGCAACTCTTAAAGGTTGGAAATATGCTTTTAATCATATACAAGAGAGTGCCCAACTTATATTTGAAAAGTATAATACGCAAAACAAAAGCTTAGATGCACTTATTTATGAAGCTAATATATTAAAAAGACTTTCTAAAATAGAGGAAGGTCTGCTTGGAAATATAAATAAAAAGAAGATTGAAGAGATTCAAAGACTATATACCCTTTTGGGATTTGCAAAAAAATATACGAAAATGCCAAAAGCAGAAGAATTTGTATATAATATACCCAAAACTATATACTCTTTAAAAGAGAGTGATTATATAAAAAACAAAGAGTTAACTCTTTTAAGTAATCAAAATTTCCCTCCTTTTACAATGATCTCTTCAGAAAAAGTTACAGGTATTGAGATTGATTACTGGAAACTAATAGTAAAAAAACTTGATATTAAAAACAGTAATATTAAAACATTTGCTAATTTAAATGAGGCATTAAAAACCATTGAAGAGAATGACAGCTATGTAAAATATGCTTTTAGTAAAAAAGATTTAAATAAAAATATCGTTTTAAGCGATTCTATAGCAAAAATAAAACTAGGTATCGTAACATTAACAGACAAACCGTATATATCAGATATAATACAATTAAAAGCTAAAAGAGTCGCTGTTCCTAAATATGCACTGTTTTATAAAAAACTAAAGAAGAAACATCCTGAAATAAATTTTGTTGAAGTAGAAGATATTAATGAAAGTTTTGATCTTTTAAAAGAGGGAAGCGTCTACGCACTTGTTAATAAAATGCCTACGCTTAATTATATGATATCAAATAGAAATCTGGAAAATATGAAAATTGCAGGTTCTTTTGATGAAAAATTTGATATGAGATTAAGTGTCAATAAAGATAATAAACTTTTGTTAGAGCTTTTAAATAGTGCCATTTCTAAAATATCAGAGGAACAAAGAGATTTAATAAACTCAAAGTATTATTCAATAATTTTTGAAGATCATATCGATTATGAAGGCATATATAAAATAGTATTACCTCTTTTAATTATCTTAATATTCATAATAAGAAGCAATAGACTTATGAATAAAGAGATAAAAAGAAGAAAAGAGGTAGAAAAAGAGTTAAAAAAAGTTGCAAATGTAGACTCTTTGACAAAAATCTATAACAGAAGAAAAATCAACTCAATTATCAAGAATGAAGTAAACAGAGCCAAAAGATATGATAGGAACTTTTCAATAATATTTTTTGATATAGATAATTTCAAACTTATAAATGATAATTTGGGTCATTCTGTAGGAGACGATGTATTAATTGACTTATCTAATCTAATAAAAAACAGTATAAGAAAAACGGACTATTTTGGAAGATGGGGAGGAGAAGAGTTTATTATTATACTGCCTGAAACCAATAGAAAAAGTGCAGAAAATATTGCATACCTTTTAAAAGATAAAATCAATAAAAATGATTTCAATATTCCAAGAACGGTAACTTGCAGTTTTGGAGTGACTCAATTTGAAGAAAATGATAATGAAGATACTATTTTAACAAGAGTTGACAAAGCTTTATATCATGTAAAAAGAAACGGGAAAAATAATATAAAAGTACTTTAA